One part of the Streptomyces lienomycini genome encodes these proteins:
- a CDS encoding gas vesicle protein: MTTPSRLPDPYGQGQSANLADILERVLDKGVVIAGDIKINLLDIELLTIKLRLVVASVDKAKEMGIDWWESDPALSSRARHDELTRENAALRERLRELDPGRVPREEAP; the protein is encoded by the coding sequence ATGACCACCCCCAGCCGCCTGCCCGATCCCTACGGCCAGGGACAGAGCGCCAACCTCGCCGACATCCTGGAGCGGGTGCTCGACAAGGGGGTCGTGATCGCGGGCGACATCAAGATCAACCTGCTCGACATCGAGTTGCTGACCATCAAGCTGCGACTCGTCGTCGCCTCCGTCGACAAGGCCAAGGAGATGGGCATCGACTGGTGGGAGAGCGACCCCGCGCTGTCCTCGCGTGCCCGGCACGACGAACTGACCAGGGAGAACGCCGCCCTGCGGGAACGCCTGCGCGAGCTGGACCCGGGCCGCGTACCGAGGGAGGAGGCGCCGTGA
- a CDS encoding GvpL/GvpF family gas vesicle protein: MTGLRYVYAVCRPFDAALQTQLTGVAGDPPRLLPHGDLVAVVSHVPEADFGEEALRAHLEDLDWLTGTARAHQQVVDALTAVTTPLPLRLATVFRDDSGVRVMLEERETAFRRTLERLDGRVEWGVKVFVEAEPEQAAAPAQPAPKPASGRDYLRQRRRQSRANEDLWTRAEEFATGLHRTLSERADDARLHAPQNPRLSGAAGRNVLNAAYLVRRDASEEFVERVDRTKDDAPGIRVELTGPWAAYSFAGDERADGADGAETREGDAS; the protein is encoded by the coding sequence GTGACCGGACTGCGCTACGTCTACGCCGTCTGCCGCCCCTTCGACGCGGCCCTCCAGACCCAGCTCACGGGGGTGGCGGGCGATCCGCCGCGGCTGCTGCCGCACGGCGACCTGGTGGCCGTCGTCAGCCATGTCCCCGAGGCCGACTTCGGCGAGGAGGCCCTGCGCGCCCATCTGGAGGACCTGGACTGGCTGACCGGCACCGCCCGCGCCCACCAGCAGGTCGTCGACGCGCTCACCGCCGTCACCACCCCGCTGCCGCTCCGACTGGCCACCGTCTTCCGGGACGACAGCGGCGTACGCGTCATGCTGGAGGAGCGCGAGACGGCCTTCCGGCGCACCCTCGAAAGGCTGGACGGGCGCGTGGAGTGGGGTGTGAAGGTGTTCGTCGAGGCGGAGCCCGAGCAGGCCGCCGCCCCGGCGCAGCCCGCGCCGAAGCCCGCCTCCGGCCGGGACTACCTGCGGCAGCGCCGCCGGCAGTCCCGGGCCAACGAGGACCTGTGGACCAGGGCCGAGGAGTTCGCCACGGGCCTGCACCGGACCCTGTCCGAGCGGGCCGACGACGCACGGCTGCACGCGCCGCAGAATCCCCGCCTTTCCGGTGCCGCGGGGCGGAACGTCCTCAACGCCGCTTATCTGGTGCGCCGCGACGCCTCCGAGGAATTCGTCGAAAGGGTGGACCGGACGAAAGACGACGCCCCCGGAATTCGGGTGGAACTCACGGGTCCCTGGGCGGCGTATTCCTTCGCCGGCGACGAGCGCGCCGACGGGGCCGACGGGGCGGAAACGCGCGAAGGGGACGCGTCATGA
- a CDS encoding gas vesicle protein, translating to MTVVERREIALVDLLDRLLAGGVVITGDVTLRIADVDLVRIDLNALISSVNRNVPSPFGD from the coding sequence ATGACCGTCGTGGAACGCCGTGAGATCGCCCTCGTGGACCTGCTCGACCGACTGCTGGCCGGCGGGGTCGTCATCACCGGCGACGTCACGCTGCGCATCGCGGACGTCGACCTGGTGCGCATCGACCTGAACGCGCTGATCAGCTCGGTCAACCGCAACGTCCCGTCGCCGTTCGGGGACTGA
- a CDS encoding gas vesicle protein K → MSDHPEPRKRLDLEPDTVERDLIKLVLTVVELLRQLMERQALRRVDEGDLSEDQEERIGLTLMLLDDRMTELRDRYGLRPEDLNLDLGPLGPLLPRE, encoded by the coding sequence ATGAGCGACCATCCCGAGCCCCGCAAACGCCTCGACCTGGAACCCGACACGGTCGAGCGCGACCTGATCAAACTGGTGCTGACGGTCGTGGAACTGCTCCGCCAGCTCATGGAACGCCAGGCGCTGCGCCGCGTCGACGAGGGCGACCTGAGCGAGGACCAGGAGGAGCGGATCGGGCTCACCCTGATGCTCCTCGACGACCGCATGACCGAACTTCGCGACCGCTACGGACTGCGGCCCGAGGACCTGAACCTGGACCTCGGGCCGCTCGGACCGCTGCTGCCCCGGGAGTGA
- a CDS encoding hydrophobic protein, producing the protein MVPLLLVLLLAIVLFGIGFAVKVLWWIALAVLVLWLLGFLARGTKTGGGRGRWYRW; encoded by the coding sequence ATGGTTCCGCTTCTGCTCGTACTGCTTCTCGCGATCGTCCTTTTCGGTATCGGATTCGCGGTGAAGGTTCTCTGGTGGATCGCTCTGGCGGTCCTGGTCCTGTGGCTGCTGGGCTTCCTGGCCCGCGGGACGAAGACCGGTGGCGGCAGGGGCCGCTGGTACCGATGGTGA
- a CDS encoding methyltransferase domain-containing protein: MPKPHETAVYTHGHHESVLRSHTWRTAGNSAAYLLGSLRPHMRILDIGCGPGTITADLAELVPDGHVTGVDRSPEIVERARTTAAGRGLGNTDFAVADVHALDYPDDTFCVVHAHQVLQHVGDPVRALREMKRVARPNGIIAVRDSDYGAMTWYPASPGMDGWLDLYRRVARANGGEPDAGRRLKAWALEAGFTDITATSATWTFTTPEEREWWSGLWADRTLASAYAERATEGGHATTEELRAVSAAWRAWGKRQESWFSVLHGEILCRKEA, translated from the coding sequence ATGCCGAAGCCGCATGAGACCGCCGTCTACACGCACGGGCACCACGAGTCGGTGCTTCGCTCGCACACCTGGCGCACCGCCGGGAACTCCGCCGCCTACCTGCTCGGATCCCTGCGGCCCCACATGCGCATCCTGGACATCGGCTGCGGGCCGGGCACCATCACCGCGGATCTTGCGGAACTGGTTCCGGACGGCCATGTCACCGGCGTGGACCGGTCGCCGGAGATCGTGGAGCGGGCCCGGACCACGGCCGCCGGGCGGGGACTCGGCAACACCGACTTCGCGGTGGCGGACGTGCACGCGCTGGACTATCCGGACGACACGTTCTGTGTGGTCCACGCCCATCAGGTGCTCCAGCACGTGGGCGATCCGGTTCGGGCGCTGCGTGAGATGAAGCGGGTCGCGCGGCCGAACGGGATCATCGCCGTCCGCGACTCCGACTACGGCGCCATGACCTGGTATCCGGCGTCCCCGGGCATGGACGGCTGGCTGGACCTGTACCGCCGGGTGGCCCGCGCCAACGGCGGCGAGCCGGACGCCGGGCGCCGCCTGAAGGCCTGGGCGCTCGAGGCGGGGTTCACCGACATCACGGCCACCTCGGCCACCTGGACGTTCACCACACCGGAAGAGCGGGAGTGGTGGAGCGGCCTGTGGGCGGACCGCACCCTGGCGTCGGCGTACGCCGAACGGGCCACCGAAGGCGGTCACGCGACGACGGAGGAACTGCGGGCGGTGTCGGCGGCGTGGCGCGCGTGGGGAAAGCGGCAGGAAAGCTGGTTCAGCGTTCTGCACGGGGAGATCCTGTGCCGAAAGGAAGCGTGA
- a CDS encoding bifunctional phosphatase PAP2/diacylglycerol kinase family protein → MSPDVDLTATTPGPHPLRDGFLRLDQRLFEAVAARTWPGADPLLPRLSRSANHGLLWFAAGAALAASRTPRARRAAARGLASLGLASLTINTLGKRSVRRPRPVLDPVPLVRQLKRQPITTSFPSGHAASAAAFATGVALESPAWGAAVAPVAAAVVLSRVYTGVHFPSDVLAGAALGAGAAFAVRGMVPTRAQHTPPARPRAEVPALPGGEGLVMVANIGSGTSDRVRALCDALPDAEVVECEPGDVGAELEKAAGHARVLGVCGGDGTVNAAAEIALRHGLPLAVLPGGTLNHFAYDLGVEDVRDLCGALERGEGVRVDVGRFASGGRRGVFLNTFSLGVYPELVNERERWSPRIGGWPAGVLAAVRVLRADRHPLEAEVRGRRRPLWMLFAGNGTYHRRGLASGRRLDLADGQLDVRVVHGGRRPALRLLSAALAGPLTRSPAHAAVQVPRLRLSGVAPGTLMAFDGELTETEGDLTLEKLPEALTVYRPLPGGGLLS, encoded by the coding sequence ATGAGTCCCGACGTAGACCTCACCGCCACGACGCCCGGCCCGCATCCCCTCCGCGACGGCTTCCTGCGGCTGGACCAGCGGCTGTTCGAGGCCGTCGCCGCCCGTACCTGGCCCGGCGCGGACCCTCTGCTGCCCCGGTTGAGCCGCAGCGCCAACCACGGGCTGCTGTGGTTCGCGGCGGGCGCCGCCCTGGCCGCGTCCCGTACCCCGAGGGCCCGGCGTGCCGCCGCGCGTGGGCTCGCCTCGCTGGGTCTGGCCTCACTGACGATCAACACGCTCGGCAAGCGCTCGGTGCGCCGGCCGCGGCCGGTGCTCGACCCGGTGCCGCTGGTGCGTCAGCTGAAGCGGCAGCCGATCACGACGTCCTTCCCGTCCGGGCACGCCGCGTCGGCCGCCGCGTTCGCGACCGGTGTCGCGCTGGAGTCCCCGGCGTGGGGTGCGGCGGTGGCGCCGGTGGCCGCCGCGGTCGTCCTGTCGCGGGTGTACACCGGCGTCCACTTCCCGAGCGACGTACTGGCCGGTGCGGCCCTGGGCGCGGGCGCCGCCTTCGCCGTACGGGGCATGGTGCCGACGCGGGCCCAGCACACCCCGCCGGCCCGGCCGCGGGCCGAGGTGCCCGCGCTGCCCGGCGGCGAGGGTCTCGTCATGGTCGCCAACATCGGCTCGGGCACCTCGGACCGGGTGCGGGCGCTGTGCGACGCGCTGCCGGACGCGGAGGTCGTGGAGTGCGAACCGGGAGACGTCGGGGCCGAGCTGGAGAAGGCGGCCGGACACGCCCGGGTGCTCGGCGTGTGCGGCGGCGACGGCACCGTGAACGCCGCGGCCGAGATCGCGCTCCGCCACGGGCTGCCCCTCGCGGTCCTGCCCGGCGGCACACTCAACCACTTCGCCTACGACCTGGGCGTGGAGGACGTACGCGATCTGTGCGGGGCGCTGGAGCGGGGCGAGGGGGTGCGGGTGGACGTGGGCCGGTTCGCCTCCGGCGGGCGGCGCGGCGTCTTCCTGAACACCTTCAGCCTCGGGGTGTACCCGGAGCTGGTGAACGAACGGGAGCGCTGGTCGCCCCGGATCGGCGGCTGGCCGGCCGGGGTGCTGGCGGCCGTACGGGTGCTGCGTGCCGACCGGCACCCGCTGGAGGCGGAGGTGCGCGGCCGCCGGCGCCCGCTGTGGATGCTGTTCGCGGGCAACGGCACATACCACCGCCGGGGTCTCGCCTCCGGCCGCCGGCTCGATCTCGCGGACGGACAGCTGGACGTGCGGGTGGTGCACGGGGGCCGCCGTCCGGCCCTGCGGCTGCTGTCCGCGGCCCTGGCGGGACCGTTGACGCGCTCTCCCGCGCACGCGGCGGTGCAGGTGCCGCGGCTGCGCCTGTCGGGGGTGGCACCGGGCACGCTGATGGCGTTCGACGGCGAGCTGACCGAGACGGAGGGCGACCTGACGCTGGAGAAGCTGCCCGAGGCACTCACCGTGTACCGGCCGCTGCCCGGTGGCGGCCTGCTCTCCTGA
- a CDS encoding ABC-F family ATP-binding cassette domain-containing protein, translated as MGHLEAAHLEYYLPDGRALLGDVSFRVGEGAVVALVGPNGAGKTTLLRLLAGELKPHGGSVTVTGGLGVMRQFVGSVRDETTVRDLLVSVAQPRIREAARAVDTAEHAIMAVDDEAAQLAYAQALADWAEARGYEAETLWDICTTAALGTPYEKAQWRQVSTLSGGEQKRLVLEALLRGTDEVLLLDEPDNYLDVPGKRWLEERLAETRKTVLFVSHDRELLARAAQKIVSVEPGPAGADTWMHGGGFATFHEARRERFARFEELRRRWDEKHAQLKKLVLTLRQAAAVSHEMASRYAAAQTRLRKFEEAGPPPEPPREQDIRMRLKGGRTGVRAVTCEQLELTGLMKPFDLEVFYGERVAVLGSNGSGKSHFLRLLAGDDVAHTGNWKLGARVVPGHFAQTHAHPELLGRALLDILWTEHAQDRGAAMSRLRRYELTQQAEQSFDRLSGGQQARFQILLLELQGVTALLLDEPTDNLDLESAEALQEGLEGFEGTVLAVTHDRWFARSFDRYLVFGSDGRVRETAEPVWDERRVERAR; from the coding sequence ATGGGTCACCTCGAAGCCGCGCACCTGGAGTACTACCTTCCCGACGGGAGGGCGCTCCTCGGCGACGTCTCCTTCCGGGTGGGGGAGGGGGCCGTCGTGGCCCTCGTCGGACCCAACGGCGCGGGCAAGACCACCCTGCTGCGCCTGCTGGCCGGCGAGCTGAAGCCGCACGGCGGCTCCGTCACCGTCACCGGCGGCCTCGGCGTCATGCGCCAGTTCGTCGGCTCCGTACGGGACGAGACGACCGTGCGCGATCTGCTGGTGTCCGTCGCGCAGCCCCGTATCCGCGAGGCCGCGCGGGCCGTCGACACCGCCGAGCACGCGATCATGGCGGTGGACGACGAGGCTGCCCAGCTGGCGTACGCGCAGGCACTCGCCGACTGGGCCGAGGCGCGCGGGTACGAGGCCGAGACCCTGTGGGACATCTGCACCACCGCCGCGCTCGGGACGCCGTACGAGAAGGCCCAGTGGCGGCAGGTGAGCACGCTCTCCGGCGGCGAGCAGAAACGCCTCGTCCTGGAAGCCCTGCTGCGCGGCACCGACGAGGTGCTGCTGCTCGACGAGCCGGACAACTACCTCGACGTGCCCGGCAAGCGCTGGCTCGAGGAGCGGCTCGCCGAGACCCGCAAGACCGTGCTCTTCGTCTCCCACGACCGCGAACTGCTCGCCCGCGCCGCGCAGAAGATCGTCTCCGTCGAGCCGGGACCCGCGGGCGCCGACACCTGGATGCACGGCGGCGGCTTCGCCACCTTCCACGAGGCCCGCCGGGAACGCTTCGCCCGTTTCGAGGAACTGCGCCGCCGCTGGGACGAGAAGCACGCCCAGCTCAAGAAACTGGTCCTGACGCTGCGTCAGGCGGCCGCGGTCAGCCACGAGATGGCGTCCCGTTACGCCGCCGCCCAGACCAGGCTGCGCAAGTTCGAGGAGGCCGGACCGCCGCCCGAGCCGCCGCGCGAGCAGGACATCAGGATGCGTCTGAAGGGCGGCCGCACCGGCGTCCGAGCCGTCACCTGCGAGCAGCTGGAACTGACCGGCCTGATGAAACCCTTCGACCTGGAGGTCTTCTACGGCGAACGGGTCGCGGTCCTCGGCTCCAACGGCTCCGGCAAGTCGCACTTCCTGCGGCTGCTGGCCGGCGACGACGTGGCGCACACCGGGAACTGGAAACTCGGGGCACGCGTGGTCCCCGGCCACTTCGCGCAGACCCACGCCCACCCCGAGCTGCTCGGCCGCGCCCTCCTGGACATCCTGTGGACCGAGCACGCCCAGGACCGCGGCGCCGCCATGTCCCGGCTGCGCCGCTACGAGCTGACCCAGCAGGCCGAGCAGTCCTTCGACCGGCTCTCCGGCGGCCAGCAGGCCCGCTTCCAGATCCTGCTGCTCGAACTCCAGGGCGTCACCGCGCTCCTCCTCGACGAGCCCACCGACAACCTCGACCTGGAATCGGCCGAAGCCCTCCAGGAGGGCCTGGAGGGCTTCGAGGGCACCGTGCTCGCGGTCACCCACGACCGCTGGTTCGCTCGCTCCTTCGACCGGTACCTGGTCTTCGGCAGCGACGGGCGCGTGCGCGAGACGGCGGAGCCGGTCTGGGACGAGCGGCGGGTGGAGCGGGCGCGCTGA